TATAAAGGAACAATTCCGGTTGAAAAATCCACGGGTTGCTGAAATCCCTGTGTGAGAATAAAAGTTCCGGCAGAATAAGTCGGAGTAATGGATCCCTGCCCTACAGTAAATGAATTGGTGAAACCTGCGCCGGTTGCAAATCCTCCACCGGTTGCGAGAACGTCAGGACTTGATGTTTGTGCCCCGACAAAAACGGGTATCAACATCATAAAGAAAGCCAGGTAGAATTTTGACATGGGAAGTTTGTTGGATAATCAAATTTAGAAAATCGGCGATCACTTCAAAATTTTTTTTGAAAACTGTGAAAAGTTATTTTATTGAAAAGTGAAAAAAACTGTCGGGGGAATAGTTAGTGAACGAAAAATTCATTATATCTTTACTATAAGCGCCTTTCAAAGCGTGATTCTCCCGTTTCACCAATACACGAGTCTAAAAATGATCGATACTGAGAGCGCTACGTTGTCGGAGCATCTGAAGAAATATTTCGGGTTCAGCAAATTCAAAGGACAACAAGAGGAAATAATCAACAGCGTGCTGGAAGGCAAGGACACTTTTGTGATCATGCCCACCGGCGGAGGAAAGTCGCTTTGCTATCAATTGCCCGCGCTCATCAGTGAAGGAACAGCCATTATTGTTTCTCCACTCATTGCACTCATGAAAAACCAGGTGGATGCGATCCGTAATTTCGGAACTGATGATGGCATCGCACACTTCATGAATTCATCGCTCACCAAAGCAGAGATCATCAAAGTGCGGAAAGATATTGTGAGTGGAAAAACAAAATTGCTTTATGTTGCGCCCGAATCATTGACGAAAGAAGAGAACATTACTTTTCTTCGTGAAATAAAAATTTCTTTTTTCGCGATCGATGAAGCGCACTGCATTTCGGAATGGGGACATGATTTCCGACCGGAATATCGCCGACTTCGTGCTATCATCGAAGCAATAGGTACCGTTCCTATCATTGCACTTACCGCAACTGCTACTCCTAAAGTTCAGCAGGACATTCTGAAAAATCTCGGGATGACCGGCGCAGCTATTTTCAAATCTTCTTTCAATCGTTCCAATCTTTATTACGAAGTGCGTCCGAAGATCAACGTGGTGAAAGAGATCATCAAATTCGTAAAAAAGAATTCCGGAAAATCAGGAATCATTTATTGCCTGAGCAGAAAAAAAGTAGAAGAGCTCGCGCAAACGCTGCAGGTGAACGGTATCAAAGCGCTTCCTTATCACGCGGGACTCGACGCATCTACGCGCGCACGCACGCAGGACAAATTCCTGATGGAAGATATTGATGTGATTGTCGCCACCATCGCTTTCGGAATGGGGATCGATAAACCGGATGTTCGTTTTGTAATTCATCATGACGTTCCCAAATCGCTTGAAGGATATTACCAGGAAACAGGCCGCGCAGGACGTGACGGTGGAGAAGGACAATGTCTTGCATTCTACAGCTACGACGATATTCAGAAATTAGAAAAATTCATGAAGGGAAAACCGGTCGCTGAACAGGAGATCGGAAAACAATTATTGCTCGAAACAGTTGCTTATGCAGAATCATCGGCGTGCCGGAGAAAAGTTCTGCTTCATTATTTCGGCGAATCGTACAAAGAAAAAAATTGTAAGAACTGCGACAACTGCAATAACCCGAAAACAAAAGTGGATGCTACCGATGATGTAGGATTGGCGGTCGATTGTGTTTCGGAGGTGAAAGAAAAATTCAAAGCGAAACATATCATCCAGGTTTTGCAGGGAACGCTCACGAACACCATCAAATCATACAAACAGAATAATCTCGAAATTTTCGGAAAAGGACTTGATGATGATAAAGATGAAGCGTACTGGAATGCGGTAATCAGAACAGCATTGATGGAAGGATTGCTTTCGAAGGATATTGAGAATTACGGGTTGCTCAAACTCACGAAAGAAGGAAAGGCATTCCTGAATAAACCCTACACGCTCACGATTACGCGCGATCACAACTATACCGGCGCGGAAAGTGATGATGATGATATTGAATTGGCAGGAAACCAACGGGGAGGTGGAGCGGATGAACAACTTTATGGATTACTGAAAGATCTCTGCAAAAAAGTAGCGAAGCAGAAAAATCTTCCGCCCTATGTTGTTTTCCAGGAAACTTCATTGGAAGAAATGGCCATTCAATACCCGGTGACTATGGATGAACTCACGCGCATCACGGGCGTGGGACAGGGAAAAGCGATCAAATTCGGAAAACCTTTCATCGATCTCATTGCAAAATATGTGGAAGAAAACGAGATCGAACGCGCGCAGGATATGCTCGTGAAATCGGTCGTGAACAAATCGGGTTTAAAAGTGCACATCATCCAGAGCATCGACCGCAAACTCGATCTGATGGATGTGGCTGCGGCAAAACGACTGAAGCTCGATGATGTGATCGCGGAAATTGAAACGATTGTTCTCTCGGGAACGAAAGTGAATATCAATTACTATATCGATGGTATGATCGATTCCGATAAGCAGGAAGAGATCGTGGAATATTTCAAAGAATCAGAAAGTGATTCGATGGAAGAAGCGGTTGCAGAATTAGGCGAAGAAGATTTTACGAGAGAAGAAATAAGATTAGTGCGGATAAAATTCCTGAGTGAGTTCGGAAATTGAGTTTTGAGTTTTCCGTGTTTCTTAATCCAATTTCAAAAAAGTATTCTTGTTTCATTTGCGATGCGGCCTGGCAGCCTCGCGTGATATTTTTTGCAGGAATAATTCGAGGAAAAAAATAAACATTTCCTACAGCACCGATCTCATAATCCATAACTCACCATCCACTTCATGATCACATTATCATCACTCGCAGAAAATAATCCTTTCTCATTCCACAATAAACGATTCACAGAATTAGCATGTGCATCGTGAGTTTCTTTGTTGATGCGTAGCAGGAGACGAATATTTTCTGCATCCCAGAGTTTGATGGTTTTGTCGCGGCTGCCGGTTGCAAATAATTTTCCGTCCGGACTGAACACAATAGAGTAGATGGCGAAGTTGTGCGCAGGAATAGCAGTGAGGAGCGAAAAATTCTTTTCTGCATTCCACGCTTTCAGGTACGCATCGCGCCCGCCGCTTAATAAAATAGTTCCCGCAGAATTCCAGGCAAGCGCATTCGCAGAAAGATTATGCGCATGAAAAGAAAATAGCTCTTCCATTCCCGGTAAAGAAAATATCGTGATGTTTCCGTCGCCGCTCGCCACTGCAAGTTTTTCTTCGGAAGGATCGATAACTACATTCCGCACTTTCTGCGAACATAATTTTATCGCTTTGATTAATTCCAAAGTCTTCCCGTTCAAGAATGTGATCTGCCCATCGCCGCCCGCTGTTATGATGAGATCATTTTTAGGAGAATAAGCGACGTCGAAGATCTGCGCGGAATGCAATTGCAGGACTTTTATTTCTTCGCGTTTTTCAAGGTCGATGAAATGAAGAGAGCCCGTAGCTGCGCCAACCAGAAGAATATTTTTTTCTTCAAGAAAACGGAGCGCGTAAACCGGAGCAGGAAATTGTGCGGCGAATTTTTCCTGTTCGCCGGTTTCGGCATTCCACGCCACAACAAATTTGTCGCTGCTGCCGCTGAAAAAAACGGAAGGATCTTTTCCGCGCGCGAGTGCATACACAC
This sequence is a window from Bacteroidota bacterium. Protein-coding genes within it:
- the recQ gene encoding DNA helicase RecQ, producing the protein MIDTESATLSEHLKKYFGFSKFKGQQEEIINSVLEGKDTFVIMPTGGGKSLCYQLPALISEGTAIIVSPLIALMKNQVDAIRNFGTDDGIAHFMNSSLTKAEIIKVRKDIVSGKTKLLYVAPESLTKEENITFLREIKISFFAIDEAHCISEWGHDFRPEYRRLRAIIEAIGTVPIIALTATATPKVQQDILKNLGMTGAAIFKSSFNRSNLYYEVRPKINVVKEIIKFVKKNSGKSGIIYCLSRKKVEELAQTLQVNGIKALPYHAGLDASTRARTQDKFLMEDIDVIVATIAFGMGIDKPDVRFVIHHDVPKSLEGYYQETGRAGRDGGEGQCLAFYSYDDIQKLEKFMKGKPVAEQEIGKQLLLETVAYAESSACRRKVLLHYFGESYKEKNCKNCDNCNNPKTKVDATDDVGLAVDCVSEVKEKFKAKHIIQVLQGTLTNTIKSYKQNNLEIFGKGLDDDKDEAYWNAVIRTALMEGLLSKDIENYGLLKLTKEGKAFLNKPYTLTITRDHNYTGAESDDDDIELAGNQRGGGADEQLYGLLKDLCKKVAKQKNLPPYVVFQETSLEEMAIQYPVTMDELTRITGVGQGKAIKFGKPFIDLIAKYVEENEIERAQDMLVKSVVNKSGLKVHIIQSIDRKLDLMDVAAAKRLKLDDVIAEIETIVLSGTKVNINYYIDGMIDSDKQEEIVEYFKESESDSMEEAVAELGEEDFTREEIRLVRIKFLSEFGN
- a CDS encoding WD40 repeat domain-containing protein, encoding MTTEVKRNFLFAGHRGGVYALARGKDPSVFFSGSSDKFVVAWNAETGEQEKFAAQFPAPVYALRFLEEKNILLVGAATGSLHFIDLEKREEIKVLQLHSAQIFDVAYSPKNDLIITAGGDGQITFLNGKTLELIKAIKLCSQKVRNVVIDPSEEKLAVASGDGNITIFSLPGMEELFSFHAHNLSANALAWNSAGTILLSGGRDAYLKAWNAEKNFSLLTAIPAHNFAIYSIVFSPDGKLFATGSRDKTIKLWDAENIRLLLRINKETHDAHANSVNRLLWNEKGLFSASDDNVIMKWMVSYGL